A single region of the Vicia villosa cultivar HV-30 ecotype Madison, WI linkage group LG4, Vvil1.0, whole genome shotgun sequence genome encodes:
- the LOC131595155 gene encoding uncharacterized protein LOC131595155 has protein sequence MGAVTSSFATELASPEAKITGIFTYPIKSCRGISLPHAPLTPFGFRWDRQWVVVNSKGRACTQRVDPKLALVEVELPSESFFEHWEPTTDSFMVLKAPGMKPLKVCLNKQYEVVDDITVFEWKGSAWDEGAEASQWFSDYLGKPCKLVRFNTASGVRNVDPDYVEGQQQTFFSDGYPFLIASQESLDALNKLLEEPIPMNRFRPNILVEGCEPNAEDLWRDIKIGRFSFQGVKLCGRCKVPTVNQETATFGTEPTETLMKVRSGHVLRPDKKDKNMVYFGQLTVWNWKDSSAEGDGKVLKLGDSVYINKKFSSRSEAAA, from the exons ATGGGTGCTGTAACATCATCTTTTGCAACAGAATTAGCATCACCTGAAGCTAAAATTACTGGCATTTTCACCTATCCAATTAAGTCATGCCGTGGCATTTCTCTTCCTCATGCTCCTCTCACTCCTTTTG GATTTCGATGGGATCGACAGTGGGTGGTTGTGAATTCAAAAGGGAGAGCATGCACGCAAAGAGTTGATCCAAAACTTGCTTTGGTTGAAGTTGAACTTCCATCTGAGTCTTTTTTTGAGCACTGGGAACCTACCACTGATTCCTTCATGG TGTTGAAAGCACCTGGAATGAAACCTCTCAAAGTTTGTTTGAACAAACAGTATGAAGTGGTAGATGATATTACCGTCTTTGAATGGAAAGGCTCTGCATGGGATGAGGGAGCCGAAGCATCGCAGTGGTTCTCGGATTATTTAGGAAAACCTTGTAAACTGGTCCGCTTCAATACTG CTTCCGGGGTTAGAAATGTTGACCCTGATTATGTTGAGGGACAGCAGCAGACCTTCTTCAGTGATGGTTATCCATTCTTAATCGCATCTCAG GAATCCTTGGATGCACTAAACAAGCTTCTAGAGGAGCCGATACCTATGAATCGTTTCAGACCCAA TATCCTTGTTGAAGGTTGTGAACCAAATGCTGAAGACTTGTGGAGAGATATCAAGATAGGCCGGTTTTCATTTCAGGGTGTCAAGCTGTGTGGCCGTTGTAAG GTACCAACGGTCAATCAAGAGACAGCAACATTTGGCACTGAACCAACAGAAACTCTCATGAAAGTCAGGTCTGGCCATGTCTTGAGACCAGATAAAAAAGACAAAAACATG GTCTACTTTGGTCAACTTACAGTGTGGAACTGGAAGGATTCTTCTGCTGAAGGGGATGGAAAAGTTCTTAAATTGGGAGATTCTGTTTACATCAACAAGAAATTCTCGTCTCGATCAGAAGCAGCTGCTTAA